A stretch of the Saprospiraceae bacterium genome encodes the following:
- the rpsP gene encoding 30S ribosomal protein S16, which produces MAVKIRLQRKGRKKAPFYHIVIADSRSPRDGRFIEKIGIYNPITKPATIDLDRDKAFEWLMKGAEPTDTINAILRYKGVLYRKHLARGVKKGALTQEKADQMYQDWIAAKEGQIAIKVEARKQEITDFHTKLSGEAKTKAAPVASTEEE; this is translated from the coding sequence ATGGCCGTTAAAATCAGATTACAGCGTAAGGGTCGCAAAAAAGCCCCATTTTACCACATTGTTATTGCCGATTCAAGATCTCCACGGGATGGAAGATTTATTGAAAAAATTGGTATCTACAACCCAATTACTAAGCCAGCAACCATCGATTTAGACAGAGATAAAGCTTTCGAATGGTTGATGAAAGGTGCAGAACCTACAGACACAATCAATGCAATTTTACGTTACAAAGGAGTGCTTTACAGAAAGCACCTGGCTCGTGGTGTCAAAAAAGGTGCACTTACTCAGGAAAAAGCTGACCAAATGTACCAGGATTGGATCGCAGCTAAAGAAGGTCAAATTGCTATTAAAGTAGAGGCAAGAAAGCAGGAAATTACCGATTTCCATACAAAATTGAGCGGAGAAGCTAAAACAAAAGCAGCTCCTGTTGCTTCAACTGAAGAGGAATAA